One genomic window of Lagenorhynchus albirostris chromosome 17, mLagAlb1.1, whole genome shotgun sequence includes the following:
- the LOC132508411 gene encoding protein FAM229B-like, with translation MPFQFGTQPRRFPVEGGDSPVGLEPGLSSSAACNEKEMSPARQLGRCPGSHGPTITDVPITVYATM, from the coding sequence ATGCCTTTTCAGTTTGGGACCCAACCAAGGAGGTTTCCAGTGGAAGGGGGAGATTCTCCAGTTGGGCTGGAGCCTGGGCTGAGCTCCAGTGCTGCCTGTAATGAGAAAGAGATGTCACCAGCCAGGCAACTCGGAAGATGCCCTGGAAGTCATGGCCCGACAATAACTGATGTTCCCATCACTGTCTACGCAACAATGTGA